TTTTCGTTGTCAGCCAATCTACCTTTACCAGCAGCTGTGAGGGTTCCACCTTCTACATCTTCGGCAAGCGTGAAGTAAACCATGCGACTTTTGGCAAAATCCGGAGCTAGGGTAATTCCCAACAAGCCGCCTTGACCTTTGCTATTCACTGCTGGAAGTCCGTTTATTTTTTCACTTATTTTACCTGTAGCATCCACAATTCTCATGTTTCCTTCTTTCTCTGTGATCAAAAAACGACCATCAGGCAAGGCTGCTATTCCCCAGGGAGAATCTAAGTCTTCAGTTAACACTTCAAATTTGTAGGGTGTTTTGGTGGTAACAGCTTTTACACGAGTTTGCCCCTCAAATGCTGGCTTATATTCTGGGGAGTTTGCCTCTTTCGTTTCTACCGAAGTAACTCCATTGCTGGAACTTTTGGTGGTTTGTTGGCTACATGAGCTAAAAGAAATGAGTCCCAATATGGAAATAAATGCGAGTGTTGTTTTCATAAGATAATTATCTATCAATTCGTTAGTGAAACGAGTATCTAAAGTCAATGAATAAGTAAAACCTTTACTTGATACTTAAAGTTTTACGCAGTGGTGCTTTTTTGCGAAAAAGCTTTAATTTGATGGATATATTAAACTCTTAAAGGTTTTAATTCCCATTATTGTAGTCCAAAAGCTCTAAAACTATCCCCTGAGAATCAAAAGAGTATTAATTCAGATACCTAAAAGACATCTCCATTAAAGCATCAATATTTTCTTTTTTAAGGCTGTATTGCGAAGAACCCACAGTCGCTTTCTTTTCATTAAAATACTTTCCAGTTGTTTTATTCACCTCGGCTGAAGAAGCCAAATAAGTGTAAGTGGTAGCCATGTCTTCAGGCGAAATGGAGAATTTACTTTTAATTGAATAGAGGAATTTCATGAATCCTGAAATATCAGGATAGCGACTTGTATCAATTTTCACATTTGTAACACGGATACAATTTACGGTAATGGCGGTGTTCTGTAGCTTTTCGGCCAGCCAATAGGTATACATTACCTGAGCGAGTTTCGATTGATAATATGCTTTGGGAACACTAAACTTTCTGTTCTTAAATTCTGGATCAGTTAAATCAACCTTTAACATAGGGTGCATTACCAATCCCTGTGACGCAATGGTTATAATTCTTCCTTGATCACTTGTTTTCAGTAAGTCCATCACTGAATTAGTCAGCAGAATTGGTCCAATATGATTTGTAGCCCAAATTGTTTCTATTCCATCAACTGATTTTTCAGGTTGTTTACGTGTGATGTCGAAGTCTGCTGCATTGTGAATGAGGACATCCAATTTCTCAACCCTGTTTTTAAGTTCAATCGATGCATCTATGATCGACTTTTTGGATGACATGTCTATTTGCAGTAACTCGATGTCTTTTTCTGCCGATAGCTCTTTTATTTCAGCTAGAGCAAGTTCACCACGTTTTGAATTTCTCACTCCAATTATGACATGAAATCCAGCTTGAGCCAATTGAATAGCCGCTTGCTTTCCAATTCCAGAATTTCCTCCAGTTATTAAACAAGTTTTTTTTATCATCACAAATTGACTATTCTTGGATTACCCTAAAAGTAATGTTGTAATTAGTTTTTTGTGACAAGATAAAAAGAATTTCTTATGTCAGGCAAGAGGCCATTAAGCAGTTCACCCAAGTTGGAAGTTTAGAAATGTAGCCCAAATGAATGTAATTGGTCATTTACTTCACATCTAATTTTGAAGGAAATTCTTTGAGTGCTCTTTTTACTCCTTTAATCATCTTATCCTTTTCCACTTGCTCATTAAGTAACATATACCTTTCAGCTGTAGATTGCCATACAACGGCTCCTGTTTCTGAATCAATTAAATCAATGACCAATGATCCTTTAAGAAAACTATAAACTTCCTGTTTGTAAAACTCCCCATATCCATCCCAATAACGAATTGGTCGTTTGTAGGGATCCATCATTTCGCGGTGACTTGTATATGTACTTTGCTTTTCTTCAAGAATGACATGAAAACCAACTAACAAATCAGGGGAATTTTCATCGTTTACAAGGCCTTTAGATTCCAATTCCTCCTTGATGATATTTTGAATAAGCTGCATTCGTTCAGGACTATATCCGAAATCTGGTCCCTGATAATTTAATTCGCAGCCCTGTATCCAACAATAAGTGTTGTACTTATTCAAATCTATTTTTGGATCCTGTACAGAAGCTACCTTTACACCTGCACAACTCGCGGCAATTATGGAAACCAATGCAATTATAAGAGTTCTCATGCTTTTTCTATTTAGTTATCATTACCCTTAGAAATTCATTGAAAAATTATTTCTAAACTACTTTCTTTCGGATTTCTGTTGTTAAAATTACCAAGTAAATATCCCGTTAAATATGACTATTGTCAGTAATCATATTTTCTGTAGAATAAGTAATGAAATTCAGTTTTGGCTGTGTTTCCTTTTACCAATTTCCTCTTCAATGATTTTGGCAATGGACTTTACGAAAATGCCTGGTAAGGTTTTAGTAATACAAGTTAATGTGAATTGCTTTGGTCAGGCCAGAGGCCTTCATACGCCCCACCAAAGCTAGAAGCTTGGGAGAGCGGTTATAAGTCGTTTATCTACTTACTCCGCAACCCACATCGGATGCTTGCTGAGTTCTTTTGCAAGCTCAGCTTTTACTTTTATTTCAGCTGTAGTAAGGGAAGAGTTATGAAGTGGATTCTTCTCCAAAATGTCATTGCTGAGCTTGTAGAAATTACCATTGGGGTAGAGTTTGTATTCCTTAGTTCTTACAAACTGGTTTCTGTACTTGTTTACATTTTTGCCCCATTGTGGGTCATAGTGGACAAATGCCGTTTCGCGAGGGGTATACATGTCGCCAGTAAGCAATGGCAAAAAGCTCTTACCATCGGTGGTTACTTTCTTATCTGCCACGGCTGCAAACGTTGGGAAAAAATCACTGAACTCTATGAGCTCGTCGTAGGCAAAGCTTTTCTTGATTTCTTTGGGCCAAGTAATTATTAACGGCACATGTGTACCAGCATCTATGGTGTTGCCTTTGGCCCCTTGGATGTTTCCTGTACGAGTTTGAGTATGCACCGTAGGGTGTGTGCCATTGTCGCCAGTAAATATCACGATAGTGTTGTCGTAAAGGCCCAATTCCTTTAGTTTATCGTTTATTCTGCCTACAATTTTATCAGTGTACGCAACCATATCTTTGAAATAAGTGGTGTCGCTTTTGCTTACTTTTAGCCAGTCTTTGGAGTCTGGAGTGGGTACAAATGGGTCGTGTACCAGCACCATGGGATAGTAAATGAAAAATGGTTCGGCTTTTTTTCGCTCCATAAAATCCATGATATAATCTGAGAAAATATCAGGTCCGTAGGTTAGGGGATCTCTTTTCAATGTTTTCCCGTTTTGCTCTATCAGTGGATCCGCGTACCTACCTCCTTCGCCACCAGGATGGGTAACTTGCCACAAACAATATTCATCAAAACCAAATTTGTGTGGCTTGGAATTGTCATCCCAATCTGGAATTTGGTTTTTATAATAAGCACCATTTAGCTGCCATTTGCCTGCGATGCATGTAGCATAACCCGCCTCTTGCATTAAGTTGCCAAAGGAGTACTCGCTGGTACTCAAATTACCAAAGTAATCGTAGTTACGGTAATTGTACATCCCTGTCATGATTTTAACTCGCGATGGTGTGCACAATGGCTGCGAAACACAATTATTGAACTTGATGCCTTGGTTCGCCATAGCGTCCAGTACAGGTGTTTTGTAAGCGGTGCTGCCATAAGTTCCTAGGCATTCGTAGCCCATGTCGTCCGCCATGATGAGTATGATGTTGGGTTTACTGGTCGGCTTATAGGAAGTGAATGCTAAAGCTATGAAAATGAAGAAAAAGGAGATTTTCATGTTTGGTAGTACTTATCGGACTCATTAATGGACAGGAGATCGGAGGAATTCATTTTTAGACAGCATTATTGAACTAGTCGTTATTTTGCTTAGCCTTTTTAAAGTGCTCATAAAAACTTCCAACCGTAACCACTGCCCAGATCAATCTATAGACCCAAATGTTGATTTCGAAGGTAAATAGGGTAGTGGTTTCTCCCATGCCATAAAAGCTGTAAATCAATGTGCCTATCCCTAAAATCCCGATAATTAAGTTTAATGTTATTTTGTTCATGGTATAAAATTGGTTAGTTATTTCTAGTTAGTTTCTTTGAGCTTTATCTTATATTTCAACAGGTGTGGCCATGTTTCTTTGTTGCCATAAAACATTGAAATTCCCCAAGAGATGCCTTCATCTTGTTGCGAGGCGTCTTTGAAGTCTCCCACTCTGAAAGAGCCTGGAGCTTTAGGGTAATCGTCCCCCAGTGATGCTACTTTTTTAAAGTCTAGGCCATCATCTGCAAATTGTAATGTTTTTCCTTCGGGGCCGTGATTGGAGAGTAAAGCCATCATCCCTTTTTTGTATGGCCATACCATCACTTCATGTCCGCTTGTGATAATTGGGTTGTTAGGGTATTTGTAATAAGGGCCATCAGGAAATCCTGCTATTGCAACTCCTAGTTTGGTATGCTTAGGGCCGCTTTTGCCATACTTTTTGCTCCTACCTTTGTAATAAATAAAGTACATTCCATATTTAAAAACGAGGCAAGCATCATCAACCCTATAGCTATCGAAGTCGTCGGCAATATCGCTTACTTCAAGAACAGGATGCGACGACGTTCTTACAAAAGGTCCATCGGGACTTTCGGCTTCTGCAAGGCCTATAGCTGTAATATCATTATCTGAATTATTCTCAAACTTGCCCTCAGGGTTGCCAGGAGTAGGTTTTACTCCAGTGTAGAATAAGTAGTATTTGTCTTTTGCTTTTAAAATATTGGGTGTAAAAACGCTGAATTCGTCCCAGCTTCCCTTTTGTCCTCTACATAGTGCTTCTCCTTTTTCTTCCCAAGTTTCTCCATCAGTAGAACTGGCGTACCAAATGGAGGCGTCATAACCGCTGTATTGTTTTTCGGTTTTGGTGTACCAAAAATAATATGTGCCATCTACCAAAATGACATCGGAAGGATCTCTTCTACAAACCCCATTTTCCGGTTCCAAACCCTTGAGTGTAGCATAGCTGAAAGTAACTTCTTCAATCTCAGAATTGATCGATTTTTTAGATTCAAAACCTGCTAGAATCAGGAATAGGAAGATAGTACTGAGAACGATTTTCATGAGCTATATAGGCTAGGTTAGTTCAATTCTGACTTAAGATAAGGCTTTTTCCTAAAGCAATAAAATCTATTTTTGGGAGAAAGCTGGTTGGTTCATACTGATACAATGAATTCCTCCTCCCCCCAGATTCACAGCAAGAGCGTCTATCATTATGATCTTTCTATTGGGAAAAACTGACTGTAAAATTTGGGCGGCTTTTTGGTCTTTAAGTTTCAATTCTAAAGGCATACCTTCTCTCCAGCTAGATTGTGCTAATACCACCTTATTCGTAATTATAAAATTAAGATAACTAAGTGCTGCTATAACTTTTACTGATTTGCCATCAGGGAACTTACTTCCATCTTTGTAATCTAGTGTTTTTATGTATTCATAAACATAATCTCCAGGATTCATTGTTGAAAAAATAGTACCTGGTAAAGGCATCCTTATAATTTTGAAAGGCTTTCCATCTTGGTCGCTTGCGGCTGTCAAGATTTTATAATTTTCTTCTATTCGTTTGTGGTTTTCCAAAGCGATAGGGTCACTCAATTCTGTACTATCTATTTGTGCTAAAAGAATGGTAGAGTCATTTACGAACCTGGCAAACTCGTCAATATGACCATTAGTAGTAACGACAGTATAGGCTTTTGTGCCATCCGCAGTATTAATAGGACCAAGAAAAGTATGATTGTCTTCGACCAAACCCTTTTTTAGCCATATCACTTTTGAAACTCCGAGGAGTCGCATGTATTCTGCTTCCATTTCCTTCTTGCTCATGTCAGGGTTTCTTTCAGCTTCCACTGCCTCGGTGGTGATCATGGTGCCTTTACCATTAACTTCCCTATTTCCACCTTCACTTATCATTGAGCTAGATATGATAGGCAAGTTAAAATGCTTGGCTACTCGTTCGTCATATAGTTCTTCGGTTTTGGTATCAGCATCTAGTGTATCTGAGTAGCCCCATGAGTTGAAATTGAAGTCTGCAATTGCTAAGGTGTTTTTATTTGTTTCTACGAAAATGGGCCCCATGTCCCTAGTCCAAATTTCGAAAGAGGGTAACTCCAGTATTGTTATATTATTTAGCTCGCCAAAATGGCTTTTCAGGGTTGCGGTAGCGTGTAACATTAGCTCCTTGCTTTTGCAAGTAACTACAATATTCAAGTCGGCTTTTAGAGCCTCAATGATAGCAATCGTAATTTTCTCCACCGATTCACCTTCTTTATGATTGGTAGAGGGCCATATCAACCATAATGCCTCTTGGCTTTCAAATTCAGCTGGTTGGTTTAATACAACTAGATCATCATCGATATGTGAAGAAGTACAAGAAGTGATCGTAAGTATAATGATGACACAGTATAAAACTGATTTAAAACTATTTATTTTCATGGAGACAGGTTTTGACTATAAATTTAGGCAATAAGAATTGGTTCTTTTCTAAAGCCATCTGGAAACATAATAGTTAGTAAAGCGATAATTAGAATAAAGTTGAATTCAACACCATTTCGTCCCCCACCTACTACAAACCAACCTTCAGGATAATGGACAAGTACAATCCCAGCGATTAGAATTAATATGGTTACAGCACATGCCCATTTTACATATTTTTCAAAAAACAAACATAAAGCAGCAACTAAATGTGACAGTTTTATAGCCCAGGCAATGGGTACACCCAACGGTGCAAAGCCTATTTGGTTTAAGTATAAATTTCCAAAATCATTGATACCATTGTCAAATATACCGGGAATACTGTGAGCCAACAATATGACTGCAATTCCGAACCTATGTAAAAAAGTGCCATTAAACATTTTCATTTTCCTTTAAGCTTATACGTAAGAGATGTTTTCCTATAAACGTTTTAAATGTACACCTTTGATGATATTCAAAAATCTGAAATCAGTGTCAGGTTTTTGCTTGAAATAGAGCCTGACTTGTAACAGCCAAACCAATCGGCTGCATTTGGATTATTGGCCATATCTTTTTCAGCAAGTTTAGCATCTTCTTTGGAATTCCAATACACAATGTCGGTATATGATCCATTACTGTTGCTGTGGATTTCCCATTTAACAAATCCCCTTTGTTTGTTCATCCAAGAGTCTAATACTTGCTTAGCAACAGTTAATAAATGCTCTTGGCCTATGTTCTCGGCAAGTTCGTAGGTGATAATATCCTTGTAATTCATTTTGTGAGTTATTGTGATCAAAACCAATAAACTAAGATAAGCTGTTTTTTGTCAAAACAATACCTCATTTAGTTTTCAAGTCAAAGTTGATGAAAAGAGAAAATCGCTGCTCAAGCCATGAATTACAAGCGATTACTTATATATTGGGATCAATAACTATTTTGAACCACTAATTTATTGCCAATGCTACATAGAACCCTCTTTGGGCTGCTATTGCTTTTATTGGCAGGGCCGACTTTTGGGCAACAATTTACAGTAGATGAGCTAAAAGAAATTCTTGCCAATGGAAAAGAAAATACCGTAAGCTTTGATGATCATATAACCATTCAAAGGGAATTTGCGAATACCGAAAAAGGAATGACCCAGGCCTTTGGTGAAGCTCTAATTGCTCGCAAGGAGTTCATGAAAGTCGATAGCATGAAAGCCAAGGCATACTATGAGCTAGGTTATAATTACCGCAACTGGGGAGACAATGAAAAAACAAAATTCTTCCTGACTGAGAGCTTGACTATTTACAAAAAGCTTAAAGATATTCCGCACCAAACAGATGTGACAAATCTACTAGCTGTGTATTATGCCAATATTGACAAAGATAGTACCGCAATTCAGCTGTATACTGAGACTATTAAACTTGCACAAAGTATTCCTGACACGCTACGATGGATCAGCCCTTACAAAGGCTTATCTAGTTTATTTGCCAAAATAGGCTTGAACGAAAAGTGCATTGCATATTGTAAAGAGGGATTGCAACTTGCTCGCAAAATCAATCATCCGCCTTCTATTGCTGCATTAAGTAATAACATGGCGATAGGCTACTATCAAAAGAAGGAATTTGGTCGTTGTATTGAGTTGCTCAAAGAAGCACTCGTAGTAAATGAGCATGCAGGAATGACAGAAGCTATTATTCGTAACCTCTCCAATATCGGAGATGTGTACAAGGAATTGAGGAAGTTAGATTCAGCTTCAATTTATGTTGAGAAAGCGGTTTTGTTATTACCTCAAATCCAAGTTCCAAGAACGAGTATTTATACCTTTATATCGCTCGCCGATCTCAAGATTTTGCAAACGAAATATGCAGAGGCAATTAAGTTTGCTCAAAATGCCATTGAACTAGGAAAGAAATCAGGTTTAGAAAGCATTTCTGCTGGGGCTTACA
This portion of the Spirosomataceae bacterium TFI 002 genome encodes:
- a CDS encoding putative oxidoreductase — encoded protein: MFNGTFLHRFGIAVILLAHSIPGIFDNGINDFGNLYLNQIGFAPLGVPIAWAIKLSHLVAALCLFFEKYVKWACAVTILILIAGIVLVHYPEGWFVVGGGRNGVEFNFILIIALLTIMFPDGFRKEPILIA
- a CDS encoding Glycosyl hydrolases family 43, which codes for MKIVLSTIFLFLILAGFESKKSINSEIEEVTFSYATLKGLEPENGVCRRDPSDVILVDGTYYFWYTKTEKQYSGYDASIWYASSTDGETWEEKGEALCRGQKGSWDEFSVFTPNILKAKDKYYLFYTGVKPTPGNPEGKFENNSDNDITAIGLAEAESPDGPFVRTSSHPVLEVSDIADDFDSYRVDDACLVFKYGMYFIYYKGRSKKYGKSGPKHTKLGVAIAGFPDGPYYKYPNNPIITSGHEVMVWPYKKGMMALLSNHGPEGKTLQFADDGLDFKKVASLGDDYPKAPGSFRVGDFKDASQQDEGISWGISMFYGNKETWPHLLKYKIKLKETN
- a CDS encoding Arylsulfatase A, which translates into the protein MKISFFFIFIALAFTSYKPTSKPNIILIMADDMGYECLGTYGSTAYKTPVLDAMANQGIKFNNCVSQPLCTPSRVKIMTGMYNYRNYDYFGNLSTSEYSFGNLMQEAGYATCIAGKWQLNGAYYKNQIPDWDDNSKPHKFGFDEYCLWQVTHPGGEGGRYADPLIEQNGKTLKRDPLTYGPDIFSDYIMDFMERKKAEPFFIYYPMVLVHDPFVPTPDSKDWLKVSKSDTTYFKDMVAYTDKIVGRINDKLKELGLYDNTIVIFTGDNGTHPTVHTQTRTGNIQGAKGNTIDAGTHVPLIITWPKEIKKSFAYDELIEFSDFFPTFAAVADKKVTTDGKSFLPLLTGDMYTPRETAFVHYDPQWGKNVNKYRNQFVRTKEYKLYPNGNFYKLSNDILEKNPLHNSSLTTAEIKVKAELAKELSKHPMWVAE
- a CDS encoding NAD(P)-dependent dehydrogenase, short-chain alcohol dehydrogenase family produces the protein MIKKTCLITGGNSGIGKQAAIQLAQAGFHVIIGVRNSKRGELALAEIKELSAEKDIELLQIDMSSKKSIIDASIELKNRVEKLDVLIHNAADFDITRKQPEKSVDGIETIWATNHIGPILLTNSVMDLLKTSDQGRIITIASQGLVMHPMLKVDLTDPEFKNRKFSVPKAYYQSKLAQVMYTYWLAEKLQNTAITVNCIRVTNVKIDTSRYPDISGFMKFLYSIKSKFSISPEDMATTYTYLASSAEVNKTTGKYFNEKKATVGSSQYSLKKENIDALMEMSFRYLN
- a CDS encoding agmatine deiminase, which codes for MKINSFKSVLYCVIIILTITSCTSSHIDDDLVVLNQPAEFESQEALWLIWPSTNHKEGESVEKITIAIIEALKADLNIVVTCKSKELMLHATATLKSHFGELNNITILELPSFEIWTRDMGPIFVETNKNTLAIADFNFNSWGYSDTLDADTKTEELYDERVAKHFNLPIISSSMISEGGNREVNGKGTMITTEAVEAERNPDMSKKEMEAEYMRLLGVSKVIWLKKGLVEDNHTFLGPINTADGTKAYTVVTTNGHIDEFARFVNDSTILLAQIDSTELSDPIALENHKRIEENYKILTAASDQDGKPFKIIRMPLPGTIFSTMNPGDYVYEYIKTLDYKDGSKFPDGKSVKVIAALSYLNFIITNKVVLAQSSWREGMPLELKLKDQKAAQILQSVFPNRKIIMIDALAVNLGGGGIHCISMNQPAFSQK